A portion of the Kazachstania africana CBS 2517 chromosome 2, complete genome genome contains these proteins:
- the EBS1 gene encoding Ebs1p (similar to Saccharomyces cerevisiae EBS1 (YDR206W) and EST1 (YLR233C); ancestral locus Anc_8.415) has protein sequence MDPGLSNVPTTATALSDKSNLIKDIIAASQNQLNVIFKSNQLQEDYGLLNGFISFVHSKLNRIINELISHLKSLQTSSESLKQYYDQILLILDLTWEQLWYPTFKWFQAWRRVLLTNKKGEQLNYAGLRKMNSKLNKYSKSVFEFYFNIMDTIVINFEYMLFIPSEIKEKLGLRILAESDDDIDITVNNEKHALLMVLFHRCVLYLGSTTRYKVTFEKFYNNYSAKDYKKALEFYHTAILLLPHIGEPFFQESLISLQCKDFPDMVYNLVRASLTTVRSGSAIQHFNAIMFEEKSPLRQKFNKELNEIHMASLRNTRIVNREIIGSYFFTLLASKVAPDAWIDKKINKIHSIDISHLENVLFETISTRYIRNIDVIFKNLIISIGTFQLLHYKIDKKSKLFEAPITALTTQQIDYLKFAFKYISIVIENVILESWSQHLESWEYLGIVRVLLCWIQSHNCVRQFAQQNSQFCKNFAKLLNDFLRNKKMIEQDFSFGELPTRKYYFDEDNDVKNFICIHGMLDDFNDQCLTEALDDPKRKITGSLAKDKKMDNVAESKLRLKAILVKGKKFMDGNECGISWDRNKTVFVLGTVKSIKLAGKSVSWKNDSRSQKSVKKGKNDNVTISMADLEAQLQSKREHTQSMRRNYSGSTIPMAPETFKVKPSKNLLPELKETSTSTVVNNKNKKEHIFNENGTSGKLNSYMTTLTPTSSVTDMESIENSLQSLSIKQNEEMKQTERSKYLHNVFQSGVQQQQGTYANHPMFPSIPISPPPYFSMPPSVQTHSGFNAMDVPAANTCQTGSEGFITTYPYNLMDTSNLTISQQNDVHPQLFPSPEQQAQHQKEMNKSGFWVGSQNQIQRQMYPYLQNSSAYFNEYSQPNMY, from the coding sequence ATGGACCCTGGCCTTAGCAATGTTCCAACTACAGCCACCGCTCTTTCAGACAAGtcaaatttgatcaaagatATCATAGCGGCTTCTCAAAATCAGCTGAATGTTATTTTCAAGTCTAATCAATTGCAGGAAGATTATGGTTTATTGAACGGCTTTATATCCTTTGTTCACTCGAAACTAAACAGGATCATTAACGAATTAATTAGTCACCTAAAGTCTCTCCAAACAAGCTCCGAAAGTTTAAAGCAGTATTATGATCAAATACTACTAATTCTAGACTTGACCTGGGAACAACTCTGGTATCCCACCTTCAAATGGTTCCAAGCTTGGAGACGAGTTTTGCTGACAAACAAAAAAGGTGAGCAATTAAATTATGCTGGCCTCAGaaagatgaattcaaaattgaataaatattcaaaatcagtATTTGAATTCTATTTTAATATCATGGATACCATAGTGATTAACTTTGAATACATGCTTTTTATTCCCAgtgaaattaaagaaaagttgGGCCTCCGCATTTTGGCTGAAAGCGACGATGATATCGATATTACTGTTAACAATGAAAAGCATGCACTATTAATGGTTTTATTCCACCGATGCGTGCTATATTTGGGTTCAACAACTCGCTACAAGGtaacatttgaaaaattttataacaATTATTCAGCAAAAGATTATAAGAAGGCACTGGAGTTCTATCATACTGCAATCTTACTTTTGCCACATATAGGAGAACCATTTTTCCAAGAAAGTCTAATCTCACTACAATGTAAAGATTTCCCAGATATGGTATATAATTTGGTTAGAGCGTCGTTGACTACTGTCCGAAGTGGTTCTGCCATACAGCATTTTAATGCTATAATGTTCGAGGAGAAGAGTCCATTACGGCAAAAGTTCAACAAAGAGTTGAATGAGATCCATATGGCTAGTCTCAGAAACACGAGGATTGTGAATAGAGAAATTATTGGATCctattttttcactttacTTGCATCAAAGGTGGCGCCAGATGCATggattgataaaaaaatcaataagaTTCACAGTATTGATATCAGtcatttagaaaatgtCTTATTTGAAACCATCTCGACAAGGTACATCAGGAATATTGatgtcatcttcaaaaatcttATTATCTCGATTGgaacttttcaattattgCATTACAAAATAGACAAAAAGTCAAAGTTATTTGAAGCTCCAATTACTGCATTGACTACTCAACAAATTGATTATTTAAAGTTTGCTTTCAAGTACATTTCTATAGTCATAGAAAATGTCATTTTGGAATCATGGAGCCAGCATCTGGAATCTTGGGAATATCTAGGTATAGTTCGTGTCCTACTGTGCTGGATCCAATCGCATAACTGTGTGAGACAGTTCGCTCAACAAAATAGTCAATTCTGTAAGAATTTTGCTAAATTGTTGAATGATTTCTTGAGaaacaagaagatgatTGAACAAGATTTCTCTTTTGGCGAGTTACCCACCAGAAagtattattttgatgaagacaATGatgtcaaaaattttatttgtattCATGGTATGCTGgatgatttcaatgatcAATGTCTTACAGAAGCACTGGATGatccaaaaagaaaaataaccGGATCTTTAGCAAAAGACAAAAAGATGGATAATGTAGCTGAAAGCAAACTAAGATTGAAAGCTATTTTAGTGAAAGGTAAGAAATTCATGGACGGCAATGAATGTGGTATTTCATGGGATCGTAATAAAACAGTGTTTGTTCTTGGTACTGTAAAATCCATTAAACTAGCTGGCAAAAGTGTATCTTGGAAAAATGATTCTAGGAGTCAAAAGTCTGTCAAAAAGGGAAAGAATGATAATGttacaatttcaatggCGGACTTAGAAGCTCAATTACAAAGCAAAAGAGAGCATACCCAATCGATGCGTCGTAATTATAGTGGATCGACTATCCCGATGGCACCAGAAACATTCAAAGTCAAGCCAAGTAAAAATTTACTACCGGAGCTCAAGGAAACTTCAACATCCACTGTAgtgaataataaaaataaaaaagaacaTATCTTCAATGAGAATGGTACTAGTGGAAAACTAAATAGTTACATGACTACATTGACACCAACAAGCTCAGTAACAGATATGGAATCGATAGAGAACTCATTGCAATCGCTGAGCATTAAACAGAACGAAGAGATGAAGCAAACTGAGCGTTCGAAATATTTACATAATGTTTTCCAGTCAGGAGTCCAACAGCAACAGGGTACATATGCCAATCATCCAATGTTTCCTTCTATACCTATCTCACCTCCCCCATATTTTTCGATGCCACCATCGGTGCAAACTCATAGTGGATTCAATGCTATGGATGTTCCTGCCGCAAATACATGCCAAACTGGTTCTGAAGGCTTCATTACAACCTATCCATACAATTTGATGGATACGTCAAATCTTACAATTTCACAACAGAATGATGTGCATCCACAGCTTTTTCCATCCCCAGAGCAACAAGCACAAcatcaaaaagaaatgaataaatCTGGGTTTTGGGTAGGATCTCAGAACCAAATACAGAGGCAAATGTATCCATACTTGCAAAATTCATCAGCATATTTCAACGAATATTCTCAACCCAATATGTATTAG
- the UME6 gene encoding DNA-binding transcriptional regulator UME6 (similar to Saccharomyces cerevisiae UME6 (YDR207C); ancestral locus Anc_8.416), whose translation MSSKNLTIAADNTYHTTEKSLMTSNPPSPNPSKVSDDSGDMIKHEKNDIINEDTLLNSKPKITAPNNTPVQSPPPIIATTINEQNKRHSNFMKNHNDDKFTELSLNPNELHISSSIIKDNNNNSNDGNHQNNSAVITSNNNTNNFFDDNKTTTATTNDSKNFTKFTNTDDNIYSLIDANTTTIRGTSTPTTHSRTITSDIRLSSSSTASPKPPKFALSPSSSSSTTSSSSALKQQQHKPKLINSKLDDLKTRLLNDPNDNDMGSAAQVLSSLRSSPYRFSSSASRPTSRSIIKLNIKREEKDRLAKEEENYRAMQEEEEEEEEVEQDNDNDEEEITNDDNDMQITSKFKEVTWNKNGKRISKPIPKNNKTKLDDERRESKRSRSGCWICRLRKKKCTEEKPNCFNCDRLNLNCYYNELKPDFIIDPEKKKLKLDEIKKLTKEAKRNAMKKKKT comes from the coding sequence ATGAGCTCAAAGAATCTAACCATTGCTGCTGACAACACATATCATACTACAGAAAAGTCTCTTATGACTTCTAATCCGCCGTCCCCAAATCCAAGTAAAGTTTCTGATGATAGCGGTGATATGATCAAACacgaaaaaaatgatattatcaATGAAGATACTCTACTGAACAGTAAACCAAAAATTACAGCACCAAATAATACCCCTGTTCAAAGTCCTCCTCCTATAATCGCGACAACAataaatgaacaaaataaaagacATTCTAACTTTATGAAAAATcataatgatgataaatttacTGAGTTGAGCCTCAATCCAAATGAACTACATATCAGTAGTAGTATCATTAAAgacaataacaataatagtAATGACGGCAACCACCAAAATAATAGTGCTGTTATCACaagcaacaacaacaccaacaatttttttgatgataACAAAACTACAACAGCCACTACTAATGactcaaaaaatttcacaaaatttacaaatacagatgataatatatattcctTAATTGATGCAAATACAACAACAATTAGAGGAACTTCAACCCCAACGACACATTCAAGAACTATCACCTCAGATATAAGATTGTCATCATCGAGTACCGCATCGCCGAAACCACCAAAATTCGCCCTCTCTCCCtcctcatcttcttcaacaacatcatcttcatctgcTTTgaaacagcaacaacatAAACCgaaattaattaattcaaaattagaCGATCTAAAGACGAGGCTCTTAAATGATCCAAATGACAATGATATGGGGTCAGCTGCTCAAGTCCTATCTTCTTTGAGATCATCTCCATATCGTTTCAGTTCTTCTGCCTCTCGTCCAACTTCTCGTTCtattattaaattaaatattaaaagagaagaaaaggacCGATTGGCAAAGGAGGAGGAAAATTACAGAGCAAtgcaagaagaagaagaggaagaagaagaggtaGAAcaagataatgataatgatgaggaagaaataacaaatgatgataatgatatgCAGATAACAAGTAAATTTAAAGAAGTCACTTGGAATAAGAATGGAAAACGCATCAGTAAAccaattccaaaaaataataaaacgAAATTAGATGATGAGAGGAGAGAAAGCAAAAGATCGAGAAGTGGTTGCTGGATTTGTAGATTacggaaaaaaaaatgtacCGAAGAAAAACCAAATTGTTTTAATTGTGACAgattaaatttaaattgttactataatgaattaaaacCAGATTTTATAATTGACccagaaaagaaaaaattaaaacttgatgaaatcaaaaaattaacGAAGGAGGCAAAGAGAAAtgcaatgaaaaagaaaaaaacttga
- the MSS4 gene encoding 1-phosphatidylinositol-4-phosphate 5-kinase (similar to Saccharomyces cerevisiae MSS4 (YDR208W); ancestral locus Anc_8.418): MRSSLLLISNTAAEGSNNNNSINIDTNRAVKKDISSKHNHSSSYHSSTTSDLNNLLDNLSVQTSIYDMKNNDASLTNNNGASNAQKSITALNENTITGKDLQQPYQFLLNAANVIDNAQNDTQSVWGNDSLIRTDSHILNESNANDEIILNTRISSHKSNVIKKPPRRRRTQDSIRTTAIPFQSSKHSQIVPFKQGANKKGSIKSSASAQREIDRMKKNLLSKRDIKRKHKKFLMDDDNVIIGNKITEGHVNFIIAYNMLTGIRVAVSRCSGLMKPLTLKDFKFYKKLAFDYHGNELTPSSQYAFKFKDYCPEVFRELRGMFGLDPADYLVSLTSKYILSELNSPGKSGSFFYYSRDFKFIIKTIHHSEHIRLRKTLQDYYNHVKTNPDTLICQFYGLHRIKMPISFKNKIKHRKIYFIVMNNLFPPHLDMHITFDLKGSTLDRYTKINEKESKGNDSNYRPILKDLNWLELKEKIKFGPIKKEKFLLQLRKDLELLSKLNIMDYSLLFGIHDMNKYKQENDDEYDENNLIAFYDDDNVIVQNEHDKTEAHLQTIPLKPHYFKQFEGGIRASNKNNDNENLIYYFGIIDCLTHYSIIKKLETFWKSLNNDINIVSAVPPKDYSRRLYRFIENSIDTQDIEK, from the coding sequence ATGCGTTCGTCACTTTTGCTCATCTCGAATACTGCTGCTGAGggtagtaataataataatagtattAATATTGATACTAATCGGGCCGTTAAAAAGGATATCAGTAGTAAACACAACCACTCTTCAAGTTATCATTCTTCAACTACTTCtgatttaaataatttattggATAATTTGTCGGTGCAGACTTCCATTTATGATATGAAGAACAATGATGCTTCTTTAACAAATAATAACGGTGCTAGTAATGCACAAAAGTCTATTACGGCTTTAAATGAAAACACAATAACTGGGAAAGATTTACAACAGCcatatcaatttcttttaaacGCAGCAAATGTTATAGATAATGCGCAAAATGATACTCAAAGCGTGTGGGGAAATGATTCATTGATACGTACGGACTCACATATTCTTAATGAGAGTAATGCCAATgatgaaataatattaaacaCACGTATCTCTTCTCACAAAAGTAACGTTATAAAAAAGCCAccaagaagaaggagaaCGCAGGATTCGATTAGAACCACTGCTATACCGTTTCAATCATCGAAGCATTCTCAAATAGTACCTTTCAAGCAAGGTGCTAATAAGAAAGGATCTATCAAATCATCAGCAAGCGCACAACGTGAGATCGAcaggatgaagaaaaatttactaTCGAAGAGAGATATTAAAAGAAAGCataagaaatttttaatggACGATGATAATGTCATTATCGGTAACAAGATCACCGAAGGTCATGTaaattttatcattgcTTACAATATGTTAACAGGAATAAGAGTTGCCGTCTCACGCTGTTCCGGTTTAATGAAACCATTGACtttaaaagatttcaagTTTTATAAGAAACTAGCATTCGATTATCATGGTAATGAATTAACTCCTTCTTCTCAGTATGCCTTTAAGTTCAAAGACTATTGTCCTGAGGTGTTTAGAGAATTGAGAGGAATGTTTGGTTTGGATCCAGCTGATTATTTGGTTTCATTaacatcaaaatatatactGAGTGAATTAAACTCACCAGGTAAATCAGGCTCcttcttttattattcaagggatttcaaattcattatcaagACAATTCACCATTCTGAACATATTAGGCTGCGAAAAACATTGCAGGATTATTATAATCATGTAAAAACAAATCCGGATACTTTAATTTGTCAGTTTTATGGTCTACATAGGATAAAAATGCCAatctctttcaaaaataaaattaagCACCGAAAAATTTACTTCATTGTTATGAATAACTTATTTCCTCCACATCTTGACATGCACATCACTTTCGATTTAAAAGGTTCTACACTAGACCGCTATACCAAAATAAATGAGAAAGAATCAAAAGGTAATGACTCAAACTACAGACCAATTTTAAAGGATCTTAACTGGCTTgaattgaaggaaaaaatcaaatttgggCCTataaagaaggaaaaatttttactcCAACTACGAAAGGATTTAGAGCTACTGTCAAAGTTGAATATAATGGATTATTCACTACTATTTGGCATTCACGATATGAATAAATACAAGCAAGAAAACGACGATGaatatgatgaaaataactTGATTGCATTTTATGACGATGATAATGTCATTGTCCAGAATGAGCATGATAAAACTGAGGCGCATTTACAAACAATTCCTCTAAAACCACATTATTTTAAACAATTCGAAGGGGGTATAAGAGCCtccaataaaaataatgacaatgagaatttgatatattatTTCGGAATAATCGATTGTTTGACACATTATTCGATTATCAAAAAACTTGAAACTTTCTGGAAAAGTTTAAACAATGATATCAACATAGTAAGTGCAGTGCCACCAAAAgattattcaagaagaCTTTATAGGTTTATCGAAAATTCAATAGACACCCAAGATATAGAGAAATAA